Proteins encoded in a region of the Ralstonia pseudosolanacearum genome:
- a CDS encoding 2-dehydro-3-deoxygalactonokinase has protein sequence MNILTIDTGTTNTRVTLWRDEVALCQAARQVGVRDTAITGNRTTLQRGVQDTIEAALRKAGLGIGQVDLVLASGMITSNVGLCEVPHLPAPAGLRDLAAGMVQAGIPEVCAKPIWFVPGVRNPVENLGLHNIESMDMMRGEEVETMGLVARLSITEPAVIVLPGSHSKFVHLDAEQRITGCVTTLAGELLHVITHNTILADSLDSDFAGEVDPEMLLAGARSAGSIGLGRACFMVRTLGQFTIYERNARANFLLGAVLGADLLTLKNSSAIRMNPGTQFVITGKPLLREALAVLVSDDDFFSGKVTVTSSEQQEHLAGCGAIAVARERGLVKTLKVAQA, from the coding sequence ATGAACATTCTCACCATCGATACGGGTACCACCAACACGCGCGTCACGCTCTGGCGCGACGAGGTGGCGCTGTGCCAGGCCGCGCGGCAGGTCGGCGTGCGCGACACCGCCATTACCGGCAACCGGACGACGCTGCAGCGCGGCGTGCAGGACACCATCGAGGCCGCGCTGCGGAAGGCCGGCCTCGGGATCGGCCAGGTCGACCTGGTGCTGGCCTCCGGCATGATCACGTCCAACGTTGGCCTGTGCGAGGTGCCGCACCTGCCGGCGCCGGCCGGCCTGCGCGACCTGGCCGCGGGCATGGTGCAGGCCGGCATTCCCGAGGTGTGCGCCAAGCCGATCTGGTTCGTGCCGGGCGTGCGCAATCCGGTGGAGAACCTCGGGCTGCACAACATCGAATCGATGGACATGATGCGCGGCGAGGAGGTCGAGACCATGGGCCTGGTCGCGCGGCTGTCCATCACCGAGCCGGCGGTGATCGTGCTGCCCGGCTCGCACTCGAAGTTCGTGCACCTGGATGCCGAGCAGCGCATCACCGGCTGCGTGACGACGCTCGCCGGCGAGCTGCTGCACGTGATCACGCACAACACCATCCTGGCCGACTCGCTCGATTCCGACTTCGCCGGCGAGGTCGATCCGGAGATGCTGCTGGCCGGCGCCCGCAGCGCCGGCAGCATCGGCCTGGGGCGCGCCTGCTTCATGGTGCGCACGCTCGGCCAGTTCACGATCTACGAGCGCAATGCGCGGGCCAACTTCCTGCTGGGCGCGGTGCTGGGGGCCGATCTGCTGACGCTCAAGAACAGCAGCGCGATCCGCATGAACCCGGGCACGCAGTTCGTCATCACCGGCAAGCCGCTGCTGCGCGAGGCGCTGGCCGTGCTGGTGTCGGATGACGACTTCTTCTCGGGCAAGGTCACCGTGACCAGCAGTGAACAGCAGGAACACCTCGCCGGCTGCGGCGCGATCGCCGTCGCGCGCGAACGCGGCCTGGTGAAGACGTTGAAGGTGGCGCAGGCCTAG
- a CDS encoding SDR family oxidoreductase, giving the protein MNQQRCGTFRAIAAATLFAVAVAVAGGFAHAADEVKIGFLVKQPEAPWFQDEWKFADQVAKEKGFKLVKIGVPSGGEVLTAIDNLGAQHAQGFVICVPDVKLDPAVVAKARQNNLNLMTVEDRLADGGGKPIEAVPHMGISATRIGEQVGEAIAQEMKKRGWNPAEVGAIRIAYDQLSTARERTDGAVAALAAPDPETERRQADLLPCKRIGEPAAVAHTALFRASDAARFINAADILIDGGRSQLDHA; this is encoded by the coding sequence GTGAACCAGCAACGATGCGGTACGTTCCGGGCCATCGCGGCCGCCACCTTGTTCGCCGTCGCTGTAGCTGTCGCCGGTGGGTTTGCCCATGCGGCCGACGAGGTGAAGATCGGCTTCCTGGTCAAGCAGCCGGAGGCGCCGTGGTTCCAGGATGAATGGAAGTTCGCCGACCAGGTCGCCAAGGAGAAGGGCTTCAAGCTGGTCAAGATCGGCGTGCCCAGCGGCGGCGAAGTGCTGACCGCCATCGACAACCTCGGCGCGCAGCACGCGCAGGGCTTCGTGATCTGCGTGCCCGACGTGAAGCTCGATCCGGCCGTGGTGGCCAAGGCCAGGCAGAACAACCTCAATCTGATGACGGTGGAAGACCGCCTGGCCGACGGCGGCGGCAAGCCGATCGAAGCGGTGCCGCACATGGGCATCTCGGCGACCAGAATCGGCGAGCAGGTGGGTGAGGCCATCGCGCAGGAGATGAAGAAGCGCGGCTGGAACCCGGCGGAAGTGGGCGCCATCCGCATCGCGTACGACCAGTTGTCGACCGCCAGGGAGCGTACCGACGGCGCGGTGGCCGCGCTCGCCGCGCCCGACCCCGAGACCGAACGCCGCCAGGCCGACCTGCTGCCGTGCAAGCGCATCGGCGAGCCGGCGGCGGTGGCCCACACCGCGCTGTTCCGCGCCTCCGACGCGGCGCGCTTCATCAACGCCGCCGACATCCTGATCGATGGCGGGCGCTCTCAGCTGGATCACGCATGA
- a CDS encoding 2-dehydro-3-deoxy-6-phosphogalactonate aldolase, with translation MTMTWTAHLPLIAILRGIRPDEVLAHAQALVGAGFDAIEIPLNSPGWADSVRLAARAFGDRALIGAGTVLQPADVDQLAAAGGRLVVTPNTHVPVIRAAVRQGLVTCIGCMTATEAFAALDAGAQALKLFPAGQLGPAYVRALKAVLPPEVPLFAVGGITPANLAEYLTAGCIGAGLGSDLYRPGQAADETAERARRFVQAYRAVQSDRTIHP, from the coding sequence ATGACGATGACCTGGACTGCCCATCTTCCGCTGATCGCCATCCTGCGCGGCATCCGCCCCGACGAGGTGCTGGCGCACGCGCAGGCGCTTGTCGGTGCCGGTTTCGACGCCATCGAGATCCCGCTCAACTCGCCCGGCTGGGCCGATAGCGTGCGGCTGGCCGCCCGCGCATTCGGCGACCGCGCGCTGATCGGCGCCGGCACCGTGCTGCAGCCGGCCGATGTCGACCAACTGGCCGCGGCCGGCGGCCGGCTGGTCGTGACGCCCAACACCCATGTGCCGGTGATCCGCGCCGCCGTTCGCCAGGGCCTCGTGACATGCATCGGCTGCATGACCGCCACCGAGGCCTTCGCCGCGCTCGACGCCGGGGCGCAGGCGCTCAAGCTCTTCCCGGCCGGCCAGCTCGGTCCGGCCTACGTGCGCGCGCTCAAGGCCGTGCTGCCGCCGGAGGTGCCGCTGTTCGCGGTCGGCGGCATCACGCCGGCCAATCTTGCCGAGTATCTGACCGCCGGCTGCATCGGCGCCGGCCTCGGCAGCGATCTGTACCGCCCGGGCCAGGCCGCCGACGAGACGGCCGAACGTGCCCGGCGCTTCGTCCAGGCTTACCGCGCCGTCCAATCCGACCGCACCATCCACCCATGA
- the dgoD gene encoding galactonate dehydratase — protein sequence MKITRLTTYRLPPRWMFLKIETDEGVAGWGEPVIEGRARTVEAAVHELSDYLVGQDPRRINDLWQTLYRGGFYRGGPILMSAIAGIDQALWDIKGKVLGVPVYELLGGLVRDRMRTYSWVGGDRPADVIAGMKALQAGGFDHFKLNGCEEMGIIDSARAVDAAVARVAEIRAAFGNTVEFGLDFHGRVSAPMAKVLIRALEPYRPLFIEEPVLAEQAESYARLAAQTHLPIAAGERMFSRFEFKRVLEAGGLAILQPDLSHAGGITECLKIAGMAEAYDVALAPHCPLGPIALAACLHIDFVSWNATLQEQSMGIHYNQGAELLDYVRNKADFALEGGYIRPPRLPGLGVDIDEALVIERSRSAPDWRNPVWRHADGSVAEW from the coding sequence ATGAAGATCACCCGACTGACCACCTACCGCCTGCCGCCGCGCTGGATGTTCCTGAAGATCGAGACCGACGAGGGCGTCGCCGGCTGGGGCGAGCCCGTCATCGAAGGCCGCGCGCGTACGGTGGAAGCGGCGGTGCACGAACTGAGCGACTACCTCGTCGGCCAGGACCCGCGCCGCATCAACGACCTGTGGCAGACGCTGTATCGCGGCGGCTTCTACCGGGGCGGGCCGATCCTGATGAGCGCCATCGCCGGCATCGACCAGGCGCTGTGGGACATCAAGGGCAAGGTGCTGGGCGTGCCGGTGTACGAGCTGCTCGGCGGCCTGGTGCGCGACCGCATGCGCACCTACAGCTGGGTCGGCGGCGACCGCCCCGCCGACGTGATCGCCGGCATGAAGGCGCTGCAGGCCGGCGGTTTCGACCATTTCAAGCTCAACGGCTGCGAGGAGATGGGCATCATCGACAGCGCGCGCGCCGTGGATGCCGCGGTGGCGCGCGTGGCGGAGATCCGCGCGGCCTTCGGCAACACGGTCGAGTTCGGGCTGGATTTCCACGGCCGCGTGTCGGCGCCGATGGCCAAGGTGCTGATCCGGGCGCTGGAGCCGTACCGCCCGCTGTTCATCGAGGAACCCGTGCTGGCCGAACAGGCCGAGAGCTACGCCCGCCTGGCCGCGCAGACCCACCTGCCGATCGCGGCCGGCGAGCGCATGTTCTCGCGCTTCGAGTTCAAGCGGGTGCTGGAGGCGGGCGGCCTGGCGATCCTGCAGCCGGACCTGTCGCACGCCGGCGGCATCACCGAATGCCTGAAGATCGCCGGCATGGCCGAGGCCTACGATGTGGCGCTGGCGCCGCACTGCCCGCTCGGGCCGATCGCGCTGGCGGCCTGCCTGCACATCGACTTCGTCAGCTGGAACGCCACGCTGCAGGAGCAGAGCATGGGCATCCACTACAACCAGGGCGCCGAACTGCTCGACTACGTGCGCAACAAGGCCGATTTCGCGCTGGAAGGTGGTTACATCCGGCCGCCGCGCCTGCCCGGACTGGGCGTGGACATCGACGAGGCGCTGGTCATCGAGCGCAGCCGCAGCGCGCCGGACTGGCGCAACCCGGTCTGGCGGCACGCGGACGGGTCCGTGGCGGAGTGGTGA
- the tkt gene encoding transketolase, with protein sequence MSAPALHSITSLPTQQMANAIRVLAMDAVQQANSGHPGMPMGMADIAVALWSRHLRHNPANPHWPDRDRFVLSNGHGSMLLYALLHLTGYDLPISELKNFRQLHSKTAGHPEYGITPGVETTTGPLGQGLTNAVGMALAERLLGQEFNRPGFDIVNHHTYVFLGDGCLMEGISHEACSLAGTLGLNKLVALWDDNGISIDGDVVHWFNDDTPKRFEAYGWNVIRAVDGHNVAAVEAAIAQAKTSDKPTLICCRTVIGKGAPTKEGGHDVHGAPLGGAEIAAARETLAWPHAPFEVPQAVYDAWDARGQGQALEKAWNALFDAYAERYPAEAAQFQRRMRGQLPEAFEQAAAEFVEKCELKAETIATRKASQNTLEAYGPVLPELLGGSADLTGSNLTNWSGSKAVRVDAWGNHVNYGVREFGMSAVMNGVALHGGYIPYGGTFLTFSDYSRNALRMAALMKLRSLFVFTHDSIGLGEDGPTHQSIEHVASLRLIPNMDVWRTADTTETAVAWAAAIARQNGPSCLIFSRQNLPFQARNPATREAIARGGYVLRDAAEGKRPDVVIIATGSEVGLAVGAAEHLAAEGIQARVVSVPSTTVFDKQDAAYKASVLPAGVPRVAVEAGVTDFWWKYQVQAVVGIDTFGESAPAGVLFKHFGFTVENVVNTAKSVIAPAV encoded by the coding sequence ATGTCCGCTCCCGCCCTCCACTCGATCACCTCACTGCCCACCCAGCAGATGGCCAATGCCATCCGCGTGCTTGCGATGGACGCCGTCCAGCAAGCCAACTCGGGCCACCCCGGCATGCCGATGGGCATGGCGGACATCGCCGTGGCGCTGTGGAGCCGCCACCTGCGCCACAACCCGGCGAACCCGCACTGGCCCGACCGCGACCGCTTCGTGCTGTCCAACGGCCACGGCTCGATGCTGCTGTACGCGCTGCTGCACCTGACCGGCTACGACCTGCCGATCTCGGAACTGAAGAACTTCCGCCAACTGCACAGCAAGACCGCCGGCCACCCCGAATACGGCATCACGCCGGGCGTGGAAACCACCACCGGCCCGCTGGGGCAGGGCCTCACCAACGCGGTCGGCATGGCGCTGGCCGAGCGCCTGCTGGGCCAGGAATTCAACCGTCCCGGCTTCGACATCGTCAACCACCACACCTACGTCTTCCTGGGTGACGGCTGCCTGATGGAAGGCATCAGCCACGAAGCCTGCTCGCTGGCCGGCACGCTCGGCCTGAACAAGCTGGTCGCGCTGTGGGACGACAACGGCATCTCGATCGATGGCGACGTCGTCCACTGGTTCAACGACGACACGCCCAAGCGCTTCGAAGCCTACGGCTGGAACGTGATCCGCGCCGTCGACGGCCACAATGTCGCCGCCGTGGAAGCCGCCATCGCGCAGGCCAAGACGTCCGACAAGCCGACCCTGATCTGCTGCCGCACCGTGATCGGCAAGGGCGCGCCCACCAAGGAGGGCGGCCATGACGTGCACGGCGCGCCGCTGGGCGGCGCCGAGATCGCCGCCGCGCGCGAAACGCTGGCCTGGCCGCATGCGCCGTTCGAAGTGCCGCAGGCCGTGTACGACGCGTGGGATGCGCGCGGCCAGGGCCAGGCGCTCGAAAAGGCCTGGAACGCACTGTTCGATGCCTATGCCGAGCGCTATCCGGCCGAAGCCGCGCAGTTCCAGCGCCGCATGCGCGGCCAACTGCCGGAAGCCTTCGAGCAGGCCGCCGCCGAATTCGTCGAGAAGTGCGAGCTCAAGGCCGAGACCATCGCCACCCGCAAGGCCAGCCAGAACACGCTGGAAGCCTACGGCCCGGTGCTGCCCGAACTGCTGGGCGGCTCGGCCGACCTGACCGGCTCGAATCTGACCAACTGGAGCGGCAGCAAGGCCGTGCGCGTGGATGCCTGGGGCAACCACGTCAACTACGGCGTGCGCGAGTTCGGCATGAGTGCCGTCATGAACGGCGTCGCCCTGCACGGCGGCTACATCCCGTACGGCGGCACGTTCCTGACCTTCTCCGACTACAGCCGCAACGCGCTGCGCATGGCGGCGCTGATGAAGCTCCGCTCGCTGTTCGTCTTCACGCACGATTCCATCGGCCTGGGCGAAGACGGCCCGACGCACCAGTCGATCGAGCACGTCGCCAGCCTGCGCCTGATCCCGAACATGGATGTCTGGCGCACGGCCGACACCACGGAAACCGCCGTCGCCTGGGCTGCCGCCATCGCGCGCCAGAACGGCCCGAGCTGCCTGATCTTCAGCCGCCAGAACCTGCCGTTCCAGGCGCGCAACCCGGCCACCCGCGAAGCCATCGCCCGCGGCGGCTACGTGCTGCGCGACGCCGCCGAAGGCAAGCGCCCGGATGTGGTCATCATCGCCACCGGCTCGGAAGTGGGCCTGGCCGTCGGCGCCGCCGAGCACCTCGCCGCCGAGGGCATCCAGGCGCGTGTGGTGTCGGTGCCGTCGACCACCGTGTTCGACAAGCAGGACGCCGCCTACAAGGCCAGCGTGCTGCCGGCCGGCGTGCCGCGCGTTGCCGTCGAGGCGGGCGTGACCGATTTCTGGTGGAAGTACCAGGTGCAGGCCGTCGTCGGCATCGACACGTTCGGTGAGTCGGCCCCGGCGGGCGTGCTGTTCAAGCACTTCGGCTTCACCGTCGAGAACGTGGTGAACACAGCCAAGAGCGTGATCGCTCCGGCTGTCTGA